TGAAGGATCTTAAGCTGGCTGGCATATTGGACGAGGAAGAAACCCTTTCTTTAATGTGGTTAATGAATGAATTCAAATTCGGCCGGATTACGGCCCAATTACCTCAGGACTACGGGGAGATTGGGGTTGTGCTGAACCATCCGACAAGCAAAATCATTACGCATACGGATCAAGACGCTGTCCGCTTCAACGTCACGCTGGAAGGGACGGGGACATTGGAAGAGAATAATTCCGCTCTGGATATAAGCGATCCAAACGAAATGGCAATTATAAAGCAAGCGATGGAAGACTCAGTCAAAAAGGAGGTTGAGCAGCTGTTATTTAAACTACAGAAGAAATATAAAGCGGATAGCGTGGGATTTGGCCAAGAATTATATAAGAACAATCCGGGTAAGTGGAAGGCAATTAAAAAGGAGTGGGATACACAGTTCCAGAACGCCAGCATAACCGTAGACGTCAATTTGACGGTTAATGGCGCCGGAATGGTTCATTCTACGCTTCAGCGTGAATAGGAGAATTATTCGATGATCTTGCAATTGATTATTTTTGTTCTAGTTGCGGTTGGCTGGACTCTGTATCAAATTCAACAAATAAAACAGCCGGGATCGGCTGTTTTATTTGTAAGTTTAATGGTTATCTGCGTGATTGCGGGATGCCTATGGATTGCAAATATACCGCTTCCTAGCTCAACAACCCCTATTAGATTCCTGTTCGAACCATTCGGAAGAATGATTATCCGGCAGCATTAATGCGCAGCTTTCCT
This region of Paenibacillus sp. JDR-2 genomic DNA includes:
- a CDS encoding Ger(x)C family spore germination protein yields the protein MIVKGGEARQILELNYPLKQVPLELVNEMQRSGDDVAVTLRDFFIANQSEGIQPIIGVLELGDHLADKKEQIFKAEGTGILKDLKLAGILDEEETLSLMWLMNEFKFGRITAQLPQDYGEIGVVLNHPTSKIITHTDQDAVRFNVTLEGTGTLEENNSALDISDPNEMAIIKQAMEDSVKKEVEQLLFKLQKKYKADSVGFGQELYKNNPGKWKAIKKEWDTQFQNASITVDVNLTVNGAGMVHSTLQRE